Proteins encoded by one window of Megachile rotundata isolate GNS110a chromosome 10, iyMegRotu1, whole genome shotgun sequence:
- the LOC105663014 gene encoding L-threonine ammonia-lyase, with the protein MRDINKKTGSQDRSNGHGIDLTAQNGNDDLDSLAAHNDEEQPIDPFCVAENPLKITFEDITSAAFKIKGGIINTPCVKSRLSEATGIDLYLKKDFLQLTGSFKERGARYALLMLSEEQKKMGVISASLGNHALALCYHGQNLGIPVTVVMPVLAPIMKIAACRQYGANVIVQGLDMGEAKRIALRHGKEKGLTYINGYDHPHIMAGQGTLGLEIIEQVSNIDAVVIPVGGGGLIAGVALALKTLHPNITIIGVESERCPSFYSARKADRPIHTPIESTLADGLAVPMVGYNAFATANPLIDKLVVVKEEWIAIAILKLVENEKCIVEGAGATGLAAILAGHLEELKGKRVVLPLCGGNIDTTILGRCLERGLAAEGRLLKFAVTVSDRPGGIAELCRMLASIGVSIKDIMHERAWIMADIFSVDVKVVCETRDKEHSEQLKNMLYQNYHRVVFGASEMSVYPSAI; encoded by the exons ATGAGGGACATAAACAAAAAAACTGGCTCTCAGGATCGTTCGAACGGTCACGGGATCGATTTGACCGCGCAAAACGGAAACGATGACCTTGATTCGCTGGCGGCTCAC AACGACGAAGAACAACCGATCGATCCGTTCTGCGTCGCGGAAAATCCTCTCAAGATCACGTTCGAGGACATCACCTCCGCTGCATTCAAGATCAAAGGTGGAATCATCAACACACCATGCGTG AAATCCCGGCTGTCAGAAGCGACTGGTATCGATCTGTACCTGAAGAAGGACTTCCTCCAGCTGACCGGAAGCTTCAAAGAGCGAGGAGCCAGGTACGCCCTGCTGATGCTGTCAGAGGAGCAAAAGAAGATGGGCGTGATCTCAGCGTCGTTAGGTAACCATGCCCTTGCACTTTGTTATCACGGGCAAAACTTAGGCATCCCAGTGACCGTGGTGATGCCAGTACTGGCACCGATCATGAAGATCGCTGCTTGTCGTCAATATGGCGCCAACGTGATCGTGCAAGGGTTAGACATGGGCGAGGCGAAACGCATCGCTCTTCGACACGGGAAAGAGAAGGGACTGACATACATAAACGG GTACGACCACCCACACATCATGGCAGGTCAAGGAACCCTGGGTCTCGAGATCATAGAACAAGTTTCGAACATCGACGCGGTTGTGATTCCCGTCGGAGGCGGCGGACTGATCGCCGGTGTAGCTTTGGCGCTAAAAACTCTCCATCCAAACATAACGATCATC GGCGTTGAATCGGAAAGGTGTCCCAGTTTCTATTCAGCGCGAAAAGCAGATCGACCGATACATACACCTATAGAGTCTACTTTGGCGGACGGTTTGGCGGTTCCTATGGTCGGATACAATGCCTTTGCCACGGCTAACCCATTGATCGACAAATTAGTCGTGGTGAAGGAAGAGTGGATAGCCATTGCGATCTTGAAGTTGGTCGAAAACGAAAAGTGCATTGTCGAGGGCGCTGGCGCTACCGGATTGGCAGCCATTTTGGCCGGTCATCTGGAAGAACTCAAAGGAAAAAG GGTGGTCTTGCCACTTTGCGGGGGCAACATCGACACGACCATATTGGGAAGGTGTCTGGAACGAGGCTTGGCGGCGGAAGGTCGCCTTTTGAAGTTCGCGGTGACTGTGTCAGATCGACCAGGTGGAATCGCGGAGCTTTGCAGAATGTTGGCCAGCATCGGAGTCTCCATAAAAGACATCATGCACGAGCGGGCTTGGATCATGGCGGATATCTTCAGCGTGGACGTGAAGGTAGTCTGCGAGACCAGGGACAAAGAGCACTCGGAACAACTGAAAAATATGTTATACCAAAATTACCACAGGGTCGTGTTTGGCGCCAGCGAAATGTCAGTCTACCCCAGtgccatataa